One window from the genome of Variovorax sp. PAMC26660 encodes:
- a CDS encoding c-type cytochrome, with product MSLLRRTGWVALVLVVLAALVAGVLVMMNLRGEDALPEQAESFNATPQLVERGRYLALAGNCAGCHTTRGGRPYAGGLPIETPFGTIYSSNLTPDAQTGIGGWSSAHFWRAMHNGRSKDGRLLYPAFPYPNFTKVTREDSDAIYAYLRSLEPATEQNREHRLRFPYDTQAALAVWRALSFKPEAFVANAGKPAEWNRGAYLVDGLGHCIACHGSRNSLGATDTKLGLSGGLIAVENWYAPSLTDPHEAGLADWPVAGVVSLLKSGVAPRGSVMGPMADVVFRSTQYLSDSDLTAMASYLKDLPDALKPEASTSTKAPIRRDAGIMARGAKIYDQRCAYCHGDQGQGAVGAYPPLAGNRAVNMARPTNLIQVIAHGGFLPSTPGNPRPYGMPPFGQTLDAEEVASVLTYIRGSWGNNSAPVTQLDTMRR from the coding sequence ATGAGTTTGCTGCGACGCACCGGTTGGGTGGCGCTGGTGCTGGTCGTGCTGGCGGCGCTGGTCGCCGGCGTCCTGGTGATGATGAACCTGCGCGGCGAAGATGCCCTGCCCGAGCAGGCCGAAAGCTTCAACGCCACGCCCCAACTGGTCGAGCGCGGCCGATACCTCGCGCTGGCCGGCAACTGCGCGGGCTGCCACACCACGCGCGGCGGCCGGCCCTATGCGGGCGGCCTGCCCATCGAAACCCCCTTCGGCACCATCTATTCGAGCAACCTGACGCCCGATGCGCAGACCGGCATCGGCGGCTGGAGCAGCGCGCATTTCTGGCGCGCGATGCACAACGGCCGCAGCAAGGACGGGCGCCTGCTGTACCCGGCCTTTCCGTATCCGAACTTCACCAAGGTGACGCGCGAGGATTCGGACGCGATCTACGCCTACCTGCGCAGCCTGGAGCCCGCAACGGAACAGAACCGCGAGCACCGGCTGCGCTTTCCGTACGACACGCAGGCCGCGCTGGCCGTGTGGCGCGCGCTCTCGTTCAAGCCCGAGGCCTTCGTCGCCAACGCGGGCAAGCCGGCCGAGTGGAATCGCGGTGCCTACCTTGTCGATGGGCTGGGCCATTGCATCGCCTGCCACGGCAGCCGCAATTCGCTGGGCGCCACGGACACCAAGCTCGGCCTCTCGGGCGGCCTGATTGCCGTCGAGAACTGGTATGCCCCGTCGCTCACCGATCCGCATGAGGCGGGCCTGGCCGACTGGCCCGTGGCCGGCGTGGTGTCGCTGCTCAAGAGCGGCGTTGCGCCACGCGGCTCGGTCATGGGGCCGATGGCCGACGTGGTGTTCCGCAGCACGCAGTACCTGAGCGATTCGGACCTGACGGCGATGGCGAGCTACCTGAAGGACCTGCCCGACGCGCTGAAGCCCGAAGCGTCCACCAGCACCAAGGCGCCCATCCGCCGCGATGCCGGCATCATGGCGCGCGGCGCGAAGATCTACGACCAGCGCTGCGCCTACTGCCATGGCGACCAGGGACAGGGCGCTGTTGGCGCCTACCCACCGCTCGCGGGCAACCGCGCGGTGAACATGGCGCGGCCCACCAACCTGATCCAGGTGATCGCCCACGGCGGCTTCCTGCCCTCGACACCGGGCAATCCGCGCCCCTACGGCATGCCGCCGTTCGGGCAGACGCTCGATGCGGAAGAGGTGGCCTCGGTGCTCACCTACATCCGCGGTTCGTGGGGCAACAACAGCGCGCCGGTCACGCAACTCGACACGATGCGGCGCTGA
- a CDS encoding lipoxygenase family protein, protein MKRRDILKWSASAGGLGLLAGKPSTASAALPVLKPTLPQKIDPISATLRRLELVGRQATYLWTESHINLAGVPMGAVVPLGELPAVEHQLKTVAKAVEAVINFAASFATGTLASNNLQTLDNLRTRIAGLQASFDQLASQNAGLLTLPAAVLALLGTLTSSVGDIGTQLKQIHHDLLSQGPLGALNGPKTLAQYDALFVTIDKPAISQILHDNDLFAYMRVGGPNPMLLQRATSLPTKFPLVDAQYRQVMGNDDSLADAAASGRLYLLDYVGLGDMAPTGPVTKPLTGTSYVYAPVALFARPKSGRSLVPVAIQCGQDPSLHPIFLRVDDTTNAEAYWGWQSAKTTVQVADFNYHEMFVHLGRTHLMSEAFTMATQRQFATAHPLSRLLSPHLEGAMFINEFATLIIMAPLTTGDVILTAPIETLQQQCGRDRLAYDFYDSMLPNDLRTRGVDDATALPDYPYRDDALLVWNAIAQWVGDYVATYYIGDGDVTGDYELKAWATELATTGKVKGFRAITTRAQLVDVLTAIIFNTSAQHAAVNFPQYSVMTYAPFSAGAGGTPAPTGNAGQSEASWSQMLPSRLAAQEQILLFHILGGVYYRPLGEYKDNAFPHLPVLLDPAIAGPGGPLERFRNALGGIENTIGQRNATRSRPYEHLLPSRIPSSTNI, encoded by the coding sequence ATGAAGCGCAGAGACATCCTCAAATGGTCCGCCTCGGCGGGCGGCCTGGGCCTGCTGGCCGGCAAACCTTCGACCGCGTCGGCGGCCTTGCCGGTGCTCAAGCCCACGCTGCCGCAGAAGATCGATCCGATCAGCGCCACGCTGCGGCGGCTCGAACTGGTGGGGCGGCAGGCCACCTACCTCTGGACCGAATCGCACATCAACCTTGCCGGCGTGCCGATGGGCGCGGTGGTGCCGCTGGGCGAGCTTCCAGCGGTCGAACACCAGCTGAAGACGGTGGCGAAGGCGGTCGAGGCGGTGATCAATTTCGCGGCCTCGTTCGCCACGGGCACGCTGGCGTCAAACAATCTGCAGACGCTCGACAACCTGCGCACGCGCATCGCCGGGCTGCAGGCCAGCTTCGACCAACTGGCCTCGCAGAATGCCGGCCTGCTCACGCTGCCGGCCGCGGTGCTGGCGCTGCTGGGAACGCTTACGAGCAGCGTGGGCGACATCGGCACGCAGCTCAAGCAGATCCATCACGACCTGCTGTCGCAAGGCCCGCTGGGGGCGCTCAACGGGCCGAAGACGCTCGCGCAGTACGACGCGCTGTTCGTGACCATCGACAAGCCGGCGATCTCGCAGATCCTGCATGACAACGACCTGTTCGCGTACATGCGCGTCGGCGGCCCGAACCCGATGCTGCTGCAGCGCGCCACCTCGCTGCCCACGAAGTTTCCGCTGGTCGATGCGCAATACCGGCAGGTCATGGGCAATGACGACAGCCTCGCCGATGCGGCGGCATCGGGCCGGCTCTACCTGCTCGACTACGTGGGCCTGGGCGACATGGCGCCGACCGGCCCGGTGACCAAGCCGCTCACGGGCACGAGCTATGTCTATGCGCCGGTCGCGCTGTTCGCGCGGCCGAAGAGCGGGCGCTCGCTGGTGCCGGTGGCGATCCAGTGCGGGCAAGACCCGTCGCTGCATCCGATCTTCCTGCGCGTGGACGACACCACCAACGCCGAGGCGTACTGGGGCTGGCAGTCGGCCAAGACCACGGTGCAGGTGGCGGACTTCAACTACCACGAGATGTTCGTGCACCTGGGCCGCACGCACCTGATGTCCGAGGCCTTCACGATGGCCACGCAGCGGCAGTTCGCCACGGCGCATCCGCTGAGCCGGCTGCTCTCGCCGCACCTCGAAGGCGCGATGTTCATCAACGAGTTCGCAACGCTGATCATCATGGCGCCGCTGACCACGGGCGACGTGATCCTGACCGCGCCCATCGAGACGCTGCAGCAACAGTGCGGCCGCGACCGGCTGGCCTACGACTTCTACGACAGCATGCTGCCCAACGACCTGCGCACGCGCGGCGTGGACGATGCCACTGCATTGCCCGACTACCCCTACCGCGACGACGCGCTGCTGGTGTGGAACGCCATCGCGCAGTGGGTCGGCGACTACGTGGCGACCTACTACATCGGCGATGGCGACGTCACCGGCGACTACGAACTCAAGGCCTGGGCCACCGAGCTGGCGACCACCGGGAAGGTCAAGGGCTTTCGCGCCATCACGACGCGTGCGCAACTGGTCGATGTGCTGACCGCGATCATCTTCAACACCAGCGCGCAGCATGCGGCGGTGAACTTCCCGCAGTATTCGGTGATGACCTATGCGCCCTTCAGCGCGGGCGCGGGCGGCACGCCGGCCCCCACAGGCAACGCGGGCCAGAGCGAGGCGAGCTGGTCGCAGATGCTGCCGTCACGGCTGGCGGCGCAGGAGCAGATATTGCTGTTCCACATCCTGGGCGGCGTGTACTACCGGCCACTCGGCGAATACAAGGACAACGCCTTTCCCCACCTGCCGGTGCTGCTCGACCCGGCCATCGCGGGGCCGGGCGGGCCGCTGGAGCGTTTTCGCAATGCGCTCGGCGGCATCGAGAACACCATCGGCCAGCGCAACGCCACGCGCTCGCGGCCTTACGAGCATTTGCTGCCGAGCCGGATTCCGTCGAGCACCAACATCTGA
- a CDS encoding 8-oxoguanine deaminase — translation MLILRHADVLVTMDATRREIADGAVVCDGPAMAWVGPTAELPAVYLDALRNGGAEAIDMHGHVVMPGLVNTHHHMYQSLTRAVPEAQNAELFSWLTNLYLLWARLTPEMIRVSTQTAMAELMLSGCTTTSDHLYLFPNGSKLDDSIEAADAMGMRFHAARGSMSVGRSTGGLPPDEVVETEEAILRDSERLIDRWHDASRHSMRRIVLAPCSPFSVSRDLMRLSAELARERGVSLHTHLAENDNDVAYSREKFGMTPAEYAEDLGWVGRDVWHAHCVKLDEAGIALFGRTGTGVAHCPCSNMRLASGIAPIGAMRRAGVPVGLGVDGSASNDGAHMLGEARQAMLLQRVGYGPAAMTAREALEIATLGGARVLGRDDIGALAPGMSADVVAFDMRGVAHAGAGHDLVAALVFCTPGAASLSVVNGLVKIRDGRFTGLELAPLLARHRTLARTLYESARHPHSA, via the coding sequence GGCCGAGCTGCCCGCCGTGTACCTCGATGCGCTGCGCAACGGCGGCGCCGAAGCCATCGACATGCACGGCCACGTCGTGATGCCGGGCCTGGTCAACACGCACCACCACATGTACCAGAGCCTCACGCGCGCCGTGCCCGAGGCGCAGAACGCCGAGCTGTTCAGCTGGCTCACCAACCTGTACCTGCTGTGGGCGCGCCTCACGCCCGAGATGATCCGCGTGTCGACGCAGACCGCAATGGCCGAGCTGATGCTCTCGGGCTGCACCACCACCAGCGACCACCTCTATCTTTTTCCCAATGGCTCGAAGCTCGACGACTCGATCGAGGCGGCCGATGCGATGGGCATGCGCTTTCATGCGGCGCGCGGCAGCATGAGCGTGGGCCGCAGCACCGGTGGCCTGCCGCCTGATGAAGTGGTGGAGACGGAAGAAGCGATCCTGCGCGACAGCGAACGGCTCATCGACCGCTGGCACGACGCCTCGCGCCATTCGATGCGCCGCATCGTGCTCGCGCCCTGCTCGCCGTTCTCGGTCTCGCGCGACCTGATGCGGCTGTCGGCCGAGCTTGCGCGCGAGCGCGGCGTGTCGCTGCACACGCACCTGGCCGAGAACGACAACGACGTCGCCTACTCGCGAGAGAAGTTCGGCATGACGCCGGCCGAGTACGCCGAAGACCTGGGCTGGGTCGGCCGCGATGTGTGGCACGCGCACTGCGTGAAGCTCGACGAAGCAGGCATCGCGCTGTTCGGCCGCACCGGCACCGGCGTGGCGCACTGCCCCTGCTCCAACATGCGGCTCGCCTCGGGCATCGCACCCATCGGCGCGATGCGGCGCGCGGGCGTGCCCGTGGGGCTGGGCGTGGACGGCAGCGCATCGAACGACGGTGCGCACATGCTGGGCGAAGCGCGGCAGGCCATGCTGCTGCAGCGCGTGGGCTACGGGCCGGCCGCGATGACGGCGCGCGAGGCGCTGGAGATCGCCACGCTCGGCGGCGCGCGCGTGCTGGGGCGCGACGACATCGGGGCGCTGGCACCGGGCATGTCGGCCGACGTCGTGGCCTTCGACATGCGCGGGGTGGCGCATGCGGGCGCGGGGCATGACCTGGTGGCGGCGTTGGTGTTCTGTACGCCGGGAGCCGCCTCACTGAGCGTGGTCAATGGCCTCGTGAAGATTCGCGATGGGCGCTTCACCGGGCTTGAACTCGCCCCGCTGCTTGCAAGGCATCGCACCCTCGCGCGCACTCTCTACGAGAGCGCACGGCATCCACACAGCGCCTGA